A stretch of Fusarium poae strain DAOMC 252244 chromosome 2, whole genome shotgun sequence DNA encodes these proteins:
- a CDS encoding hypothetical protein (TransMembrane:7 (o110-130i150-168o180-201i221-243o263-286i357-385o397-415i)), with amino-acid sequence MPQSVGEFAEQCKTEACNTDPQGFCQVEPAIDRTCVCRKLDYSLCEGPCQNFESRTQYVLWLAKLCDNVEDWHGLPKDWHDILSPRPRDMIPWRWNLRPENEKDTKCPSYWAKIGSLAFVNLATALAVYFGERCCRNVKALEPHPKSPVWVLQGLVLASVQLLGHWIVFNIIQRTPGYDYISAVQIMLLLCSLPRLGWLVIAPKKIDRSESKDLTAACSALYAEVFLQIPNLYYMTVIVSYGLRHGFYFGVLPNTNLGYYTRLMYGGALLWVVVVALMVILIITVLRPILATSSSMNRTANNIWDCENDERTAMNNKAFSDDPLGERQRGGLPKMSNYGTMPVPAADKPYQSLREPYLSLSLFLSLGFLLLFLAQWLVWIGFVLVSDADYCPPLLDILTFVWTASSLATVTLKFTM; translated from the exons ATGCCGCAGAGCGTCGGGGAATTCGCCGAGCAATGCAAAACTGAGGCTTGCAACACCGATCCTCAAGGTTTTTGCCAGGTAGAGCCAGCCATAGACAGGACCTGTGTCTGTCGTAAGCTTGACTACAGCCTTTGTGAGGGACCTTGTCAAAACTTTGAATCAAGAACGCAGTATGTTTTGTGGCTAGCTAAACTCTGCGACAACGTCGAAGACTGGCATGGCCTGCCCAAGGATTGGCATGACATATTGTCGCCTCGACCCCGCGACATGATTCCATGGCGTTGGAATCTCAGACCTGAAAACGAGAAGGACACAAAATGCCCCTCCTATTGGGCAAAGATTGGCAGCCTTGCCTTCGTCAACCTGGCGACTGCTCTTGCTGTGTACTTTGGGGAAAGGTGCTGCCGAAACGTCAAAGCCCTCGAACCTCATCCTAAAAGTCCAGTTTGGGTCTTGCAGGGGCTCGTACTTGCCAGTGTCCAGCTTTTAGGCCACTGGATCGTTTTCAATATTATTCAGAGGACACCCGGCTACGACTATATTTCCGCGGTCCAAATAATGCTTCTCTTGTGTTCACTGCCCCGTCTCGGCTGGCTCGTGATAGCACCAAAGAAGATTGATCGTTCTGAATCGAAAGATCTCACCGCGGCATGCTCGGCGCTTTACGCGGAGGTTTTCCTGCAGATCCCGAATCTGTATTACATGACTGTAATTGTCAGCTATGGACTTCGACATGGTTTCTATTTCGGTGTCTTGCCGAACACAAATCTAGGATATTACACTAGGCTGATGTATGGCGGAGCACTCCTGTGGGTTGTTGTCGTTGCTTTGATGGTTATATTGATCATTACTGTCCTGCGCCCGATATTGGCCACCTCAAGTTCCATGAACAGAACAGCGAACAATATATGGGACTGTGAAAACGATGAACGCACGGCAATGAACAACAAGGCTTTCAGTGATGATCCGTTGGGCGAGCGCCAACGTGGCGGTTTGCCCAAGATGTCTAACTACGGTACTATGCCAGTGCCAGCAGCAGATAAGCCTTACCAGTCTCTCAGGGAGCCTTATCTCAgcctttctctctttctatCACTCGGTTTCCTTCTGTTGTTTCTCGCGCAATGGCTCGTCTGGATTGGGTTTGTTCTTGTTAGTGACGCAGA TTACTGCCCCCCTCTACTTGATATCTTGACTTTCGTATGGACAGCTTCGTCCTTAGCTACTGTTACTCTCAAGTTCACCATGTAG
- a CDS encoding hypothetical protein (SECRETED:SignalP(1-16)) — translation MKLLPVLTIFFAGVLATPPGYGGGGGGGGGGSNFDACPGALYSQTQCCSAGVGDIVDIDCANPTIAPTSINSFKANCASIGKRARCCTIPILGLGVLCQSPDST, via the exons ATGAAGCTCCTCCCAGTTCTCACTATCTTCTTCGCCGGCGTCCTCGCTACTCCTCCTGGTTAtggtggtggcggcggcggcggcggcggtggtAGCAATTTTGATGCCTGCCCTGGAGCTCTCTATAGCCAGACTCAGTGCTGTagtgctggtgttggtgatATTGTTGATATTGACTGTGCCAACC CTACTATTGCTCCTACAAGCATCAATAGCTTCAAGGCCAATTGTGCCAGTATTGGCAAGCGTGCCCGTTGCTGTACTATCCCTATT CTTGGACTAGGTGTTCTCTGCCAGAGCCCTGATAGCACTTAA
- the GPY1_2 gene encoding Highly reducing polyketide synthase gpy1 → MIDKATAEWQSWAQDAKFGLLLSKAADNAASDADEGSGESAVQTAVKAFQNALGRLGDASDCKEAALQPFVCTALVAKLAQVLSIKIGEIQPSRSAIQYGMDSLIAIEVRSWGRYAFHIDLPINDLTNPYSIQDLAARVSRMNV, encoded by the coding sequence ATGATCGACAAAGCTACGGCAGAATGGCAGTCTTGGGCTCAGGACGCAAAGTTCGGCTTGCTGCTTTCCAAAGCCGCAGACAACGCGGCAAGTGATGCCGATGAGGGCAGTGGAGAGAGCGCAGTTCAGACCGCCGTCAAGGCTTTCCAAAACGCTCTTGGACGGTTGGGCGACGCGTCTGATTGCAAGGAAGCTGCTTTACAGCCCTTCGTTTGTACTGCTCTTGTTGCCAAGCTGGCACAAGTCCTGTCAATCAAGATTGGCGAGATTCAGCCTTCGAGGTCAGCAATCCAGTATGGAATGGATTCGCTCATCGCTATCGAGGTTAGGTCTTGGGGGAGATACGCATTCCATATTGATCTGCCTATCAATGACTTGACGAACCCTTATAGTATTCAGGATTTGGCCGCTAGGGTATCTCGCATGAACGTTTAA